One window of the Lactococcus lactis genome contains the following:
- a CDS encoding DHH family phosphoesterase has protein sequence MNEILEKIKAYELILIHRHKNPDPDAIGSQAGLRAILRENFPEKRIYAVGYDEPTLTYLAEMDLVELREDEKYLSIVCDTANTPRIDDDRYKNADFLIKIDHHPNDDAYGDLLLVEPERSSASEIVADFAFETGLKLNAEAARLLYAGIIGDTGRFLYPATSPNTLKVASKLAEFPFDRPALGREMSSFDMKVARLQGFVYENMEVSEKGAARVLLTQEILKKFDLRDAETSSIVSTPGNIRGIESWAIFVEQADGHFRVRMRSKVKPINEIAKRHDGGGHALASGANSYSLEENQQIWQELQDNLK, from the coding sequence ATGAACGAAATTTTAGAAAAAATAAAAGCCTATGAGCTTATTCTCATTCACAGACATAAAAATCCAGACCCAGACGCCATTGGTTCTCAAGCAGGACTTCGAGCAATTTTGAGAGAAAATTTCCCCGAAAAAAGAATTTATGCAGTTGGTTATGACGAACCAACCTTAACCTATTTAGCTGAAATGGATTTGGTCGAACTTAGAGAAGATGAAAAATATCTTTCTATTGTTTGTGACACAGCAAACACACCACGAATTGACGATGACCGCTACAAAAATGCTGATTTTCTAATTAAAATTGACCACCATCCAAATGATGATGCTTATGGAGATTTGTTGCTAGTGGAGCCTGAACGTAGCTCAGCATCAGAAATTGTTGCCGATTTTGCCTTTGAAACAGGTCTTAAATTGAATGCAGAAGCCGCCCGCCTCCTTTATGCGGGAATTATTGGAGATACTGGACGTTTCTTGTATCCAGCCACTTCGCCGAATACCTTAAAAGTAGCTTCAAAATTAGCAGAATTTCCATTTGACCGTCCAGCTTTAGGACGAGAAATGTCGTCATTTGATATGAAAGTTGCTCGCTTACAAGGATTTGTTTATGAAAATATGGAAGTTTCAGAAAAAGGAGCTGCACGTGTTTTATTAACTCAAGAAATTTTGAAAAAATTTGATTTACGTGACGCAGAAACTTCAAGTATTGTTTCTACACCGGGAAATATTCGAGGAATTGAATCTTGGGCAATATTTGTGGAACAAGCCGATGGACATTTCCGAGTAAGAATGCGTTCAAAAGTAAAGCCAATTAATGAAATTGCTAAAAGACATGATGGCGGAGGCCATGCACTAGCTTCCGGAGCTAATTCTTATTCTTTAGAAGAAAATCAACAAATTTGGCAAGAATTGCAAGATAATTTAAAATAA